One window of the Salvia miltiorrhiza cultivar Shanhuang (shh) chromosome 6, IMPLAD_Smil_shh, whole genome shotgun sequence genome contains the following:
- the LOC130990452 gene encoding uncharacterized protein LOC130990452 — protein MADQPLKPPKRPRPTSEKKWSLSDFDVGKPLGKGKFGRVYVAREIKEDVGELMEESGDAARMWFHSRNTANGTCTGVVNVQESTWNLFREYRFLIIIEPRMPIMSLVASDVDDRVSVSIQSDLGPSQPRYTYRSGFPAWGDHGDGKFILDDADPINLSYRKQNVVGNNYVGFNSLRYGLSPKSVLNAAGKIGLGSGTMEGGVQRCRRTDGKKWQCRRNALHNHKYCEAHMHRGAKRLVVKPEYSRCSKPTPASKAQASCLITRNLDSGINLNTVPASPQRGTSNDSNSSTSDATTITDENISYCLSNNSLHHG, from the exons ATGGCCGACCAGCCGCTCAAACCCCCAAAACGACCCCGACCGACCTCCGAAAAGAAATGGTCTCTCTCTGATTTCGACGTCGGCAAACCCCTCGGCAAAGGTAAATTCGGCAGGGTGTATGTCGCTCGCGAAATCAAG GAAGATGTAGGAGAACTGATGGAAGAAAGTGGAGATGCAGCAAGAATGTGGTTCCACTCCAGAAATACTGCCAACGGCACATGCACCGGGGTCGTCAATGTTCAAGAAAGCACGTGGAACCTGTTCAGAGAGTACCGATTCCTAATAATCATCGAACCTCGGATGCCTATAATGTCTTTAGTTGCATCTGATGTAGATGATAGAGTTTCTGTTTCTATCCAGAGTGATCTCGGTCCCAGCCAACCCCGTTACACCTATAGAAGTGGTTTCCCAGCT TGGGGTGATCATGGTGATGGCAAGTTTATTCTTGATGATGCCGATCCTATAAACTTGAGTTACAGGAAGCAGAATGTAGTCGGAAACAACTACGTGGGCTTCAATTCTCTGAGATATGGTTTGTCTCCCAAGAGTGTTCTTAATGCTGCAG GCAAAATCGGGCTGGGGTCGGGAACCATGGAAGGCGGAGTACAGAGATGCCGGAGAACAGATGGCAAGAAATGGCAATGCAGGCGAAACGCCCTCCACAACCACAAGTACTGTGAGGCACACATGCACAGAGGGGCGAAGAGGCTCGTGGTGAAGCCTGAATATTCGAGGTGTTCTAAACCGACTCCTGCTTCGAAAGCTCAAGCATCCTGTCTCATAACTAGAAATCTTGACAGCGGCATCAACTTGAACACAGTACCAGCAAGCCCTCAGCGTGGCACGAGCAATGATTCTAATAGCAGCACCAGCGACGCCACAACCATCACAGACGAAAACATTAGCTATTGTCTCAGCAACAACTCCCTTCACCATGGCTAG
- the LOC130988464 gene encoding serine/threonine-protein kinase Aurora-3-like, with protein sequence MADQPLKPPKRPRPTSERKWSLSDFDVGKPLGKGKFGRVYVAREIKSKYIVALKVIFKEQIQKYNLQHQLRREMEIQTALRHPNVLRLHGWFHDDERIFLILGYAHGGELYRELRKLGHLSETQAATYIVSLTNALAYCHEKHVIHRDIKPENLLLDHEGRLKIADFGWSVQSRSKRHTMCGTLDYLAPEMVENKAHDYSVDNWTLGVLCYEFLYGVPPFEAESQRDTFKRILKVDLTFPSTPEVSEEAKDLISKLLVKESSKRLSLEKIMEHPWITKNANPLGICPN encoded by the exons ATGGCCGACCAGCCGCTCAAACCCCCAAAACGACCCCGACCGACCTCCGAAAGGAAATGGTCTCTCTCCGATTTCGACGTCGGCAAACCCCTCGGCAAAGGTAAATTCGGCAGGGTGTATGTCGCTCGCGAAATCAAG AGCAAGTACATCGTGGCGTTAAAAGTGATATTCAAGGAGCAAATTCAGAAGTATAACTTGCAGCACCAGTTACGGAGGGAGATGGAGATCCAAACCGCCCTGCGCCACCCCAATGTGCTGAGGCTTCACGGATGGTTTCACGACGACGAGCGGATTTTCTTGATTTTGGGGTACGCTCACGGCGGCGAGCTCTACAGAGAGCTTCGAAAATTGGGGCACCTCTCCGAGACACAGGCTGCTACG TACATAGTTAGTCTCACAAACGCTCTGGCGTACTGTCATGAAAAGCATGTTATTCACAGAGACATCAAGCCAGAAAATTTGTTGCTTGATCATGAG GGTCGGCTGAAAATAGCAGATTTTGGTTGGTCTGTACAGTCCAGAAGCAAAAGACACACTATGTGTGGAACCTTGGACTACTTAGCACCAGAAATGGTGGAGAACAAAGCGCATGATTATTCTGTTGATAACTGGACATTGGGCGTTCTCTGCTACGAGTTCTTATATGGTGTCCCTCCATTTGAGGCTGAAAGCCAGAGGGATACATTCAAAAG GATATTGAAGGTTGATTTAACCTTTCCTTCCACCCCTGAGGTTTCAGAAGAAGCTAAAGATCTCATTAGCAAG CTTCTTGTGAAGGAGTCATCAAAAAGGCTGTCTCTTGAGAAGATCATGGAACATCCTTGGATCACGAAGAATGCCAATCCTTTGGGGATCTGCCCAAATTAG